One Cricetulus griseus strain 17A/GY chromosome 5, alternate assembly CriGri-PICRH-1.0, whole genome shotgun sequence genomic window carries:
- the LOC100763703 gene encoding interferon alpha-inducible protein 27-like protein 2A: protein MLGTIVGAAIGGAMAVIAPPVVLGAMGFTETGIAAGSIAAKMMAAAAIASGNGVAAGSLVATLQSVGAAGLSTSSNIILGSVGAAVMALL from the exons ATGTTGG GAACAATTGTGGGTGCTGCAATAGGAGGAG CTATGGCTGTGATTGCTCCCCCAGTAGTACTGGGTGCCATGGGCTTCACTGAAACAGGAATTGCAGCAGGATCCATAGCAGCCAAGATGATGGCAGCAGCAGCAATCGCCAGTGGGAATGGAGTTGCAGCAGGAAGCCTGGTAGCCACACTGCAGTCAGTGG GGGCTGCTGGACTCTCTACATCAtccaacatcatcctgggctctGTTGGGGCAGCTGTTATGGCCTTGCTTTGA